The genomic segment TCCGACCCGAAGGAATACGTGGTCGAGAAAGCCTTTCTGGATTAAGATCCAGACGCAACCATATTGATTTAAAAATGAAAAACCCGCGCCGGACTTTCCGGCGCGGGTTTCGTTTCTGTCGATCTGTCCCGGGTTCAGAGACCCAGCGCCTCGCGGGCCGCGGTCAGCGCGGTTTCAAGCTGCTCGGGGTTGCCCGCAGCCTCGCGCAGGGTCTCGATCAGCACCGTGCGCCGGATCGCGTCGAGATCCGACGCCTCGATCATCTCGACCGCCCGGTCGAGATTGAAGCCATCGACCGTGAACAGCTCCTCGGCGTCGGCACCCTCGACGCCGACCTCTGCGGCCGCATCCGCCGATGCACCGGTGTCGGCACCCTCGGTGGTGTCCATCGACTCTTCCATCGCCTCTTCCGTGGCCTCGGCGGTGTCGGCCGCTTCGTCCTCTGTGGCTTCCATGGCTTCCTCGGCTGCCTGCTCTGCTTCCTCGGCCGTGTCGTTGGTGATCTCGATGATCTCGTCCTCGGTGGCCTGCGCCGCATCATCCGCCGTCTCGGCCGCGCTCTCTGCGGCCTCTTCGGTGGCCTCAGCCGCGTCGCTGGCGGTTTCTTCCGTGGCCTCCGCCGCGTCGTCTGCCGCCTCTTCGGTTGCCTCGGCGGCATCACCGGCAGTGTCTTCGGCAGCTTCCATCGCGTCGCCCGCCTCTTCAGCCGCCGCGTCGGCCGTGCCTTCCGCGGCCTCCATGGCGTTGTTCGCGGCGTCCTCGGTCGCCTCGACCGCGTCACCGGCGGCCTCTTCCGTGGCCTCCATCGCGTCGCCCGCGGCATCCTCTGCGGCCTCGGCAGCCTCAGACGCGTCATCCACGGCATTGTCCGCCGCGTCATCGACGGCCGCGGCGGCGTCTTCCACGGCTTCTTCCGCAGTATCGACCGCATCCTCGGCCGCCTCGGTCGCGTCTGCCGCAGCGTCTTCTGCCGCTTCAGTGGCCTCGTCCAGCGCCTCGGCGGCCTCCTCGGCCATGCCTTCGGTGGTGTCCGTCGCCTCTTCCGATGCGGCTTCGGCCGCTTCGGCGGCTTCCTCGGCGCTCTCGCCCGCGGCGTCAGCAGCCTCGCTTGCCTCTTCGGCAGCCTCGGTCGCCGCTTCGTCGGCCGTGCCCAGCACCTCCTGCACCGATTTCCCGGTGAAAAGCAGGTACCCGCCGCCGATAACCAGAACCGCAATGATGATCCAAAGCAGGTTTCGCATGATCGTTCCCCTCAACAGTGGCAGCCCCCGCGAGCGGCGGCTTTCTATTTCCAAGTATCTACATGACAATTCTATCAGAAAAGGCACAAGGGGAAAGCGACCCGCTTTCGGCCCCGACCCGCTGATTTTGCAGCTTGAAACGCCCCTTACGGGACGCTACCTTGCGCACTCAAACAATCACGACACGAAGGAACAAAGCCATAGCCCGCAGACCCCATAACGCGCCCCCGACGCGCGACACCGGCCCCCGCGTCAACGAAAAGATCCGAGCACCCGAAATCCGGCTTATCGGCCCGGAGGGTGAAAATATTGGCGTGGTGACCCCAGAAAAGGCTATGGACCTGGCCTACGAGGCCGAACTCGATCTCGTGGAAATCTCTCCGAACGCAACGCCGCCGGTCTGCAAGATCATGGACTACGGCAAGTACAAGTACGAGCAACAGAAACGCGAATCCGAAGCGCGGAAGAAACAGAAGGTCATCGAGGTGAAGGAGGTGAAATTCCGCCCCAACACCGATACGCATGACTATGACGTCAAGATGCGCAACGTGATGCGGTTTCTCGAGAGCGGCGACAAGGTGAAGGTCACCCTGCGCTTCCGCGGCCGCGAGATGGCCCACCAGGACCTCGGCCGCGAGCTGCTCCACCGCGTCGCCGGCGATGTCGAAGGCGTCGGCAAGGTCGAGAACATGCCCAAGATGGAAGGGCGGCAGATGATCATGATCATCGCCCCGGCCGGCAAGTAGGCAGCCCCGCCCCGACAATCTGACACGATCACGACCTCCCGCCCCGCGCGGGAGGTTCTGTTTTGCGCCCCGTCGCCTTGCACGGAATCGCTGACGTAGGGGGCGGTCGCGCGGAATTTCTTGATATTCGCGTTGTCTGCGTCACTATCAGGGCGCGAACCAAGAAGAACGGGACGCGCCCTGGTAGTGGGTCGAGTTCCGCAGAAGAGACGATACATCGTCCATCATGGGAGAATCGAAATGAAATACAGAAACTTTCTCTACGGGGGCATTGCCGCCGCCGCCCTGGCGCCCATGGCGCAGGCCGAGCGCGGCTCCGACGGCCAGGTCGGCATCATCTACTGGCAGGCCCCTTCGATCATGAACCCGTACCTGTCGGGCGGCACAAAGGATCTCGAGGCCGCAAGCCTCGTGCTCGAGCCGCTGGCGCGTTACGACGAAACCGGCGCGATGGTGCCGTGGCTTGTCGACGAGGTGCCCACCGTCGAGAACGGCGGCGTGTCCGAAGACCTGACCTCGATCACCTGGACGCTGAGCGAGGGGTTGGTGTGGTCCGACGGCTCGCCCGTCACCTCGGAAGACGTCAAGTTCAGCTGGGAATACTGCACCGCCGAGGGCGGCGGCTGTGCCCAGATCGAGAAATACGGCGGCATCGAAAGCATCGAGACGCCGGACGAGCTGACGGCGGTGGTCAAGTTCAAAAACCCCAAGCCCTTCCCCTACACCGCCTTCGTGGGCGCTCAGTCGCCCATCCTGCAAAAGGCGCAATTCGCCGATTGCCTTGGCCCCAAGGCGCCCGAATGCACCGAGCAGAACTTCAACCCGATCGGCACCGGCCCCTTCGTCGTCACCGATTTCCGGCCCAATGACGTCATCACGCTCGAGGCCAACGACAACTACCGCGACCCTGAAAAGCCGGCCTTCGCGTCGGTCGTCCTGAAGGGCGGCGGCGATGCCACGGCGGCGGGCCGCGCGGTGCTGGAAACGGGCGAGTTCGACTACGCCTGGAACCTGCAACTGGCACCCGACGTGCTGGCCAACATGCAATCGGCCGGCAAGGGCCAGATCGTGTCGGGCTTCGGCACGCTGGTCGAACGGATCATGGTCAACCAGACCGACCCCTCGCCCGATCTCGGCGATCGCCGCGCGACGCTCGACCATCCCCACCCCTTCCTGACCGAAAAGGCCGTTCGACAGGCACTGTCGATGGCCATCGACCGCGAATTGCTGGTCGAGATCGGCTATGGCGACGCGGGCCGGGTGACCTGCAACGTGCTGCCGGCGCCCGAGGTCTATGCCTCGACCGCCAATGACGCGTGCAAGACGCAGGATATCGAAGGCGCCAAGGCCCTTCTGGAAGAGGCTGGCTGGACCGACACCAACGGCAACGGCATCCGCGACAAGGACGGGGTGGAGCTATCCATGCTGTTCCAGACCTCGACCAACGCCGTGCGGCAGGATTTCCAGGCCTTGATCAAGCAGTGGTGGTCGGAACTCGGCGTCGAAACCGAGCTGCGCAACGTCGATTCCAGCGTCTTCTTCGGCGGCGACCCGGGCAGCCCGGACACGTTCCAGAAGTTCTTCGCGGATGTCGAGATGTACGCCAACAACTTCGACGGCACCGACCCCGAGGCGTATATGTCCAACTGGCATTGCGACCAGATCCCGGCGCCCGAGAACCAGTGGCAGGGCAACAACATGCCGCGCTTCTGCAACGAGGAATACAACGCCCTCGTCGACGAGATGCAGCAGACCGGCGAGCTCGAGAAGCGCGCCGAGCTTGCCAAGGCGATGAACGACATGCTGATGCAGGAATACGTGATCATCCCGCTTGTCGACCGCGGCCGGGTCTCGGCCCATTCCAACAGCCTGGGTGGCGTGGTGCTCAACACCTGGGACAGCGAGCTGTGGAACGCGGCCGACTGGTACCGCAAGGAAACCAACTGATCGCTTGCCATGTCCGGGCGCGGAGGATACCTGCGCGCCCGGTGAACGGCGACTATCAGGGGGTGCCGGGCTGAATGCTGACCTATACGATCCGCCGGCTGATCCTGTCGGTTCCGACGCTGCTGTTCATCGCGCTCGTCATCTTCCTTCTGCTCGAGCTGGCGCCGGGCGACCCGATGGCGCAGGTGCCCTTGACGGTGCCGCCGGAGGTGAAGGCCCAGATGCGCAAGGCGCTGGGGCTGGGCGAGCCCACGCATATCCGCTTCGGCAAGTGGCTCTGGCAGTTCTTCGTCGTCGAACCCATGGTGCTGACCGACCACCTCTTCGGCACCGAGTTCGCCGCCGAGAAACAGCGCGTCATAAGCTGGCAGACCCGCTCGCCGGTGATGGATATCGTCGTACAACGGATGCCCCAGACGATCTGGGTCGTGGCGATGGCCTATGTGGTGGGCGTGCTGATCGCCCTGCCCATCGGCATCTACTCGGCCTACCGCCAGTACTCCATGTTCGACCAGGTCGGCACCTTCGTCACCATGGTCGGCTACTCCGTCCCGCCCTTCTTCTCCGGCGTGCTGGTCATCGTGATCTTCTCGGTCCAGCTGGGCTGGCTGCCCTCGATCTATGACACCACCCACCGCGTCGTCGACTGGGAGACCTTCGTGGTCCAGCTCAAGCAGATGGTCATGCCCGTGATGGTGCTGGCGTTACAGACCACCGCCCAGATCTCCCGCTTCATGCGCGCTTCGATGCTCGACAACCTCAACCAGGATTACGTGCGTACGGCCCGCGCCAAGGGCCTGTCCGAGCGGATCGTGGTGATGGTTCACGTCCTGCGCAACTCGATGATCCCGGTGATTACCGTCATCGCCCTCGGCGTGCCTCAGATCTTCGGCGGCGCGATCATCACCGAGCAGATCTTCAAGGTGAACGGGCTGGGCCAGCTTCTCATCACGGCCATCCAGGCCAACGACCTGCCGATGGTGCAGACCGTCACCTTCATGCTGGCGGTGCTGATCGTCCTTTTCAACATCGTGGCCGACCTACTCTACGGCCTGCTCGACCCGAGGATCCGCTATGACTGATCCGAAACCCGACACACCCCAGCCCAAAACCCCGGCCCCCACCCCGCTGGGCGCGCTCTCCGATCCGCAGCCCACCGCTCCGCCGCATAGCCAATGGCGCGATGTCTGGGATCAGTTCAAGCGCCACCGCGGCGCGTTGGCGGGCGGTATCATATTCCTGCTGATCATCGTGGTGGTCTATCTCGGCCCGCTCGTCTGGACGATCGACCCCACCTATATCGACATCCGTGCCCGCAACGAGGGGCCGTCGCTGGCACATCCCTTCGGCACCGATCAGCTGGGCCGCGATACCTTCGCCCGGATGATGGCCGGCGGTCAGACCTCGATCGCCGTCGGGCTGACGGCCATGCTGCTGGCCCTTGGCCTTGGCAGCCTGATCGGCGTGCTGGCCGGCTTCTTCCGCCGTCTCGACGGCCCGCTCATGCGGCTCACCGACCTCTTCCTCTCGCTGCCCCTTCTGCCGCTGCTGCTGGTGATGGTGATGCTCTTCCGGCAGGCGCTCAGCACCACCTTCGGGCCCGAGACCGGCATATTCATCCTGATCGTCTTCGCCATCGGCGTGACCAGCTGGATGCCCACGGCCCGTGTGGTGCGGGGCGACGTGCTGGCCCTGAAGGAGCGGGAGTTCGTCCTTGCCGCCCGTTCGATCGGCACGACCAACTTCCACCTCATCACCCGCCACGTTCTGCCCAACGTGCTTTCGCCGATCATGGTTTCGGCCACGCTGGGCATCGCCAACGCGATCATCACCGAGTCGGCGCTCAGCTTCCTCGGCCTCGGCTTCCCGCCGGATTTCCCCACCTGGGGCCGGCTGCTGAACGACGCCACCGTCTACCTGCAGGATTACCCCGAGCGGGTCTTCTGGCCGGGGCTGGCGATCTCCCTCACGGTGCTGTCGGTCAACTATCTCGGCGACGGGCTGCGCGATGCGCTCGACCCGCGCATTCGAGGCCGTTAAATCGCCAGACCCGCAAATAAGAACTCCGTCGCGCCACGCGAGGCGCAGGGAAAACGTTCAGCCCAGCATGCGTCTGCATCTGGAAAAGTGTTCCTTTGCCACCCGACCAACAGAACGATTTCCCGAAACATCCGAGATATTCACAGGTCAGAATACTTGATCGACACCGGAATCCGCGACACATGGGAAAAAATTCCTCCTATCCACCGAGGCTGCCATGTTTGAAGAATTCGGTTTCGAAACCCTCACCGCCCCGCAGGCGGTTGTCTGGTTCGCGCTCGCCCTGGGCCTTGCCTTCGGGGCGCTGGCACAGATCACCCGCTTCTGCCTGCGCCGCGCGCTGGTCGGCGAAGACCGCAAACAGGCCGCCGGTGTCTGGCTGACGGCGCTGGCCGTGGCCGTTCTGGGCACGCAGGCGGCCGTCGCACAGGGCTGGATCGACTTCGGCGACCACCGCTTCATGGCAGCCGACATGCCGGCGCTCGCAATCGTGGTGGGCGGGCTGATGTTCGGTGTCGGCATGGTGCTGACGCGCGGCTGCATTTCGCGCCTCACGGTGCTGACCGCCTCGGGCAACCTCCGCGCCCTCACGGTCGTGGTCATCTTCGCCATCACCGCCCACGCCGCCCTCAAGGGCGTGCTGTCGCCGCTGCGCACGACACTCGGCTCGGTGACGCTTCCGGTCGACAGCGCGGCCCTTCCCGGCAATCCGCTGATCTGGACCGTGGTCATAGCGGCGGCGGCGCTGCTTTTCGCCCTGCGCTCCGGCAATCGTCCCGTCATGCTGGCGCTCGCCGCCCTGATCGGCCTGCTGGTGCCGCTAGGATGGGTCGGCACGGGCTTCCTGCTCTACGATGATTTCGACCCGATCGCGATGGAATCGCTGGCCTTCACCTCGACCATGACCGAGTCGCTGTTCTTCACCGTGGCCTCCACCGCCATTCCGGCAGGGTTCGGCGTCGGGCTTGTCGGCGGGGTTCTGCTCGGCGGGCTGGCTGCGGCGCTGCTCTCGGGCGGGTTCCGCTGGCAAAGCTTCAGCACCCCGGCAGAGACCGGCCGCTACCTTGCCGGCGGTGCGCTGATGGGCTTCGGCGGCGTCATCGCCGGCGGCTGCACCGTCGGTGCGGGCCTCTCGGGCATTCCCACGCTGTCGATGGCTGCCATCCTCGCGGTGGCCGCGATGGCCGTGGGCGCGCTTGCCACGAACCGCGCGCTGAACGCCGTTCCCGCCGCACGGCCGCATCCCGCCGAGTAAGCCTTGCACTGAGCGCCTTTACCGCTAGGATGCACGCCGCATTTCAGCAAAGGCAGGCGGCATGACGCGCTATACATACAAGGTAATCCCGGCCCCCGCGAAAGGTCGCAAGGCCCCGGGTGTCAAAGGCGCCGAAGCGCGCTTCGCCTACGGGCTCGAAGAAGCGATCAACGAAATGGCGGCGCAGGGTTGGGAATATCTGCGCGCCGATATCCTGCCCAGCGAGGAACGCCAGGGGCTGACCTCGACCGCCACGATCTACCGCAGCGTGCTTGTCTTCCGGCGCGAGGCCAGGGGCACAGGGTCCGAGGAACGCCCCGTGCCGTCGCTCACCGCGCGCCGCGGCCCGCCGACCGAGGAAGAACTGGCATTCACGCGCAGGGCCCCTGTCGTCGATGCGGTGGCGCATGATGTCGTCGAAGAGGACGTGGAAACACCCGCCGAAGACCCTGCCGTTCTGGAAGCAGAAGACCGCGCCGCCAATGACGACACCCCCGTCCGTGGCGATGACACGCCAGACGAGCCCGGGGATGACGCACCGGCCGAAACCGATGATCCGGACACCGACGAGGACCAGGACGAGACCACCGAGGCGCCCGCGGACGATGAAGAAGACAGCCCTCGCCGCTAACCCGGCGCAGGGTGCATCGTCACCCGCGAATTATCGCCTCTCGACGGTATTTTTACCAACTGCCCTCTTCAATTTGCCGATCAATAATCTAAACTCTCCGATCTGACTCGCAGA from the Roseovarius indicus genome contains:
- the infC gene encoding translation initiation factor IF-3; this translates as MARRPHNAPPTRDTGPRVNEKIRAPEIRLIGPEGENIGVVTPEKAMDLAYEAELDLVEISPNATPPVCKIMDYGKYKYEQQKRESEARKKQKVIEVKEVKFRPNTDTHDYDVKMRNVMRFLESGDKVKVTLRFRGREMAHQDLGRELLHRVAGDVEGVGKVENMPKMEGRQMIMIIAPAGK
- a CDS encoding peptide ABC transporter substrate-binding protein, whose amino-acid sequence is MKYRNFLYGGIAAAALAPMAQAERGSDGQVGIIYWQAPSIMNPYLSGGTKDLEAASLVLEPLARYDETGAMVPWLVDEVPTVENGGVSEDLTSITWTLSEGLVWSDGSPVTSEDVKFSWEYCTAEGGGCAQIEKYGGIESIETPDELTAVVKFKNPKPFPYTAFVGAQSPILQKAQFADCLGPKAPECTEQNFNPIGTGPFVVTDFRPNDVITLEANDNYRDPEKPAFASVVLKGGGDATAAGRAVLETGEFDYAWNLQLAPDVLANMQSAGKGQIVSGFGTLVERIMVNQTDPSPDLGDRRATLDHPHPFLTEKAVRQALSMAIDRELLVEIGYGDAGRVTCNVLPAPEVYASTANDACKTQDIEGAKALLEEAGWTDTNGNGIRDKDGVELSMLFQTSTNAVRQDFQALIKQWWSELGVETELRNVDSSVFFGGDPGSPDTFQKFFADVEMYANNFDGTDPEAYMSNWHCDQIPAPENQWQGNNMPRFCNEEYNALVDEMQQTGELEKRAELAKAMNDMLMQEYVIIPLVDRGRVSAHSNSLGGVVLNTWDSELWNAADWYRKETN
- a CDS encoding ABC transporter permease encodes the protein MLTYTIRRLILSVPTLLFIALVIFLLLELAPGDPMAQVPLTVPPEVKAQMRKALGLGEPTHIRFGKWLWQFFVVEPMVLTDHLFGTEFAAEKQRVISWQTRSPVMDIVVQRMPQTIWVVAMAYVVGVLIALPIGIYSAYRQYSMFDQVGTFVTMVGYSVPPFFSGVLVIVIFSVQLGWLPSIYDTTHRVVDWETFVVQLKQMVMPVMVLALQTTAQISRFMRASMLDNLNQDYVRTARAKGLSERIVVMVHVLRNSMIPVITVIALGVPQIFGGAIITEQIFKVNGLGQLLITAIQANDLPMVQTVTFMLAVLIVLFNIVADLLYGLLDPRIRYD
- a CDS encoding ABC transporter permease, yielding MTDPKPDTPQPKTPAPTPLGALSDPQPTAPPHSQWRDVWDQFKRHRGALAGGIIFLLIIVVVYLGPLVWTIDPTYIDIRARNEGPSLAHPFGTDQLGRDTFARMMAGGQTSIAVGLTAMLLALGLGSLIGVLAGFFRRLDGPLMRLTDLFLSLPLLPLLLVMVMLFRQALSTTFGPETGIFILIVFAIGVTSWMPTARVVRGDVLALKEREFVLAARSIGTTNFHLITRHVLPNVLSPIMVSATLGIANAIITESALSFLGLGFPPDFPTWGRLLNDATVYLQDYPERVFWPGLAISLTVLSVNYLGDGLRDALDPRIRGR
- a CDS encoding YeeE/YedE thiosulfate transporter family protein → MFEEFGFETLTAPQAVVWFALALGLAFGALAQITRFCLRRALVGEDRKQAAGVWLTALAVAVLGTQAAVAQGWIDFGDHRFMAADMPALAIVVGGLMFGVGMVLTRGCISRLTVLTASGNLRALTVVVIFAITAHAALKGVLSPLRTTLGSVTLPVDSAALPGNPLIWTVVIAAAALLFALRSGNRPVMLALAALIGLLVPLGWVGTGFLLYDDFDPIAMESLAFTSTMTESLFFTVASTAIPAGFGVGLVGGVLLGGLAAALLSGGFRWQSFSTPAETGRYLAGGALMGFGGVIAGGCTVGAGLSGIPTLSMAAILAVAAMAVGALATNRALNAVPAARPHPAE
- a CDS encoding DUF4177 domain-containing protein, yielding MTRYTYKVIPAPAKGRKAPGVKGAEARFAYGLEEAINEMAAQGWEYLRADILPSEERQGLTSTATIYRSVLVFRREARGTGSEERPVPSLTARRGPPTEEELAFTRRAPVVDAVAHDVVEEDVETPAEDPAVLEAEDRAANDDTPVRGDDTPDEPGDDAPAETDDPDTDEDQDETTEAPADDEEDSPRR